One Cyprinus carpio isolate SPL01 chromosome B25, ASM1834038v1, whole genome shotgun sequence genomic region harbors:
- the LOC122142519 gene encoding C-C motif chemokine 14-like isoform X2 yields the protein MTSSSMRIGPQRCCFTFSTRPVPIRKVVEYSRTSQQCPKEAVLFKTVKGHYVCANPTDSWVKKNIKIIDSRNVGSQGTL from the exons ATGACTTCAAGCA GTATGCGTATTGGACCACAAAGGTGCTGTTTTACCTTTTCAACTCGTCCTGTGCCAATCAGAAAAGTGGTTGAGTACAGCAGGACAAGCCAGCAGTGCCCCAAAGAAGCCGTGCT GTTCAAGACTGTGAAGGGTCATTACGTGTGTGCCAACCCCACTGACTCATGGGTAAAGAAGAACATCAAGATCATTGACAGCAGGAACGTCGGAAGCCAGGGGACCTTGTAA
- the LOC122134492 gene encoding C-C motif chemokine 5-like isoform X2: MRSLMCLLFLVICSVQMTSSSVISVDVEQSKCCVEFSNVKIPVKLVKYYYWTSSKCDRRAIVFQTKAGREFCVDPETPWVNGHIAKVDKRTTV, translated from the exons ATGAGAAGCCTGATGTGTTTGCTGTTCCTGGTGATCTGCTCTGTGCAGATGACTTCAAGTT CTGTCATTTCAGTTGATGTAGAACAATCTAAGTGTTGTGTAGAGTTCAGTAATGTGAAGATTCCTGTGAAACTGGTGAAGTATTACTACTGGACCAGCAGCAAGTGTGACAGACGCGCTATTGT GTTTCAGACAAAAGCAGGGAGAGAGTTCTGTGTAGATCCAGAGACCCCCTGGGTGAACGGTCATATTGCTAAAGTGGACAAAAGAACAACAGTCTAA
- the LOC122134492 gene encoding monocyte chemotactic protein 1B-like isoform X1 — translation MRSLMCLLFLVIFCSVQMTSSPVISVDVAQSKCCGEFSNVKIPLKLVTSYYRTSSSCPRRAIVFKTKAGKEFCVDPESPWVKSHIDKVDKRKTV, via the exons ATGAGAAGCCTGATGTGTTTGCTGTTCCTGGTGATCTTCTGCTCTGTGCAGATGACTTCAAGCC CTGTCATTTCAGTTGATGTAGCACAATCTAAGTGTTGTGGAGAGTTCAGTAATGTGAAGATTCCTCTGAAATTGGTGACGTCTTACTACAGGACCAGCAGCAGCTGTCCCAGACGCGCTATTGT GTTTAAGACAAAAGCAGGGAAAGAGTTCTGTGTTGATCCAGAGAGCCCCTGGGTGAAGAGTCATATTGATAAAGTGgacaaaagaaaaacagtctaa
- the LOC122142519 gene encoding regakine-1-like isoform X1: MTASRFIIFSAVVVLLCAVSLSEGMRIGPQRCCFTFSTRPVPIRKVVEYSRTSQQCPKEAVLFKTVKGHYVCANPTDSWVKKNIKIIDSRNVGSQGTL, translated from the exons ATGACCGCCTCTCGCTTCATCATTTTCTCCGCAGTGGTGGTGCTTCTGTGCGCAGTTAGCCTCAGTGAAG GTATGCGTATTGGACCACAAAGGTGCTGTTTTACCTTTTCAACTCGTCCTGTGCCAATCAGAAAAGTGGTTGAGTACAGCAGGACAAGCCAGCAGTGCCCCAAAGAAGCCGTGCT GTTCAAGACTGTGAAGGGTCATTACGTGTGTGCCAACCCCACTGACTCATGGGTAAAGAAGAACATCAAGATCATTGACAGCAGGAACGTCGGAAGCCAGGGGACCTTGTAA